A window of the Paralichthys olivaceus isolate ysfri-2021 chromosome 5, ASM2471397v2, whole genome shotgun sequence genome harbors these coding sequences:
- the cant1a gene encoding soluble calcium-activated nucleotidase 1 isoform X2: MRAPPGYTRLEQNEPMNSLHISVGGLPVLASMANTTDPRFRLKWKSIVAVAFALSLLLLLFMHLSSGFRSRPNNSQSWRAAHGDTRQSDGHYNDTYPLSLPERTPQGTRYRIGVIADLDTNSRSDKKLTWFSYMLRGYLLVSKSGDKVDIDWDTDKVVLESHLSEKGRGMELSELVVFNGKLYSVDDRTGVVYHIDGDKAVPWVILPDGDGSVAKGFKAEWLAVKDEHLYVGGLGKEWTTTEGVFVNNNPEWVKVVGFRGDVQHENWVPRYKSLKSAAGIEPPGYLIHESAAWSDNLQRWFFLPRRASTDRYEETADERRATNLALSCSPDFKDIVVARVGPLNPTHGFSSFKFVPNTDDQIILALKSEEDAEKVATYIMAFTLDGHILLPETKIGDVKYEGLEFI; encoded by the exons ATGCGTGCCCCCCCAGGCTACACCCGACTGGAGCAGAATGAGCCCATGAACTCCTTGCACATCTCCGTAGGAGGCCTCCCCGTTCTGGCTTCTATGGCCAACACCACTGACCCTCGTTTCCGCCTCAAGTGGAAGTCCATCGTGGCCGTGGCTTTCGCCCTCTCTTTactcctgctgctcttcatGCACTTGAGCTCAGGCTTTCGCTCCCGCCCCAACAACTCACAAAGCTGGCGAGCCGCCCACGGTGACACCCGGCAGTCCGATGGCCATTATAATGACACCTACCCTCTCAGTCTGCCTGAGCGCACACCGCAGGGCACGCGCTACCGCATCGGGGTCATCGCTGACCTGGACACAAACTCTCGTAGTGACAAGAAGCTGACGTGGTTCAGCTACATGCTGCGGGGGTACCTGCTGGTGTCAAAGAGTGGCGACAAGGTGGATATTGATTGGGACACGGACAAGGTGGTGCTGGAAAGCCACCTGTCGGAGAAAGGCAGGGGTATGGAGCTGTCTGAGCTGGTGGTGTTCAACGGGAAGCTGTACAGCGTAGATGACAGAACGGGCGTGGTCTACCACATTGACGGGGACAAAGCTGTGCCCTGGGTCATCTTACCTGATGGCGATGGCAGCGTTGCCAAAG GGTTCAAAGCTGAGTGGCTGGCAGTGAAAGACGAGCACCTGTACGTTGGTGGTCTGGGGAAGGAGTGGACCACGACTGAGGGCGTGTTTGTCAACAACAACCCGGAATGGGTAAAAGTAGTTGGCTTCAGAGGGGACGTGCAACACGAGAACTGGGTCCCCAGGTACAAATCTCTGAAGTCCGCTGCAGGGATAGAGCCTCCAG GTTATCTTATCCACGAGTCAGCAGCGTGGAGCGACAACCTGCAGCGCTGGTTTTTCCTCCCCCGCCGCGCCAGCACAGACCGCTACGAAGAGACGGCGGACGAGCGTCGCGCCACGAACCTTGCCCTCAGCTGCTCGCCAGATTTCAAAGACATCGTCGTGGCTCGAGTGGGTCCTCTCAACCCCACTCACGGTTTCTCCTCCTTCAAGTTTGTCCCCAACACAGATGACCAGATCATTCTGGCACTCAAGTCGGAGGAGGATGCTGAAAAGGTAGCCACGTACATCATGGCCTTCACGCTTGACGGCCACATCCTTTTACCTGAAACCAAGATTGGCGACGTGAAGTATGAAGGCTTGGAATTCATATAA
- the cant1a gene encoding soluble calcium-activated nucleotidase 1 isoform X1 yields the protein MTPAQGFGRRRRRGHSRPLSSMRAPPGYTRLEQNEPMNSLHISVGGLPVLASMANTTDPRFRLKWKSIVAVAFALSLLLLLFMHLSSGFRSRPNNSQSWRAAHGDTRQSDGHYNDTYPLSLPERTPQGTRYRIGVIADLDTNSRSDKKLTWFSYMLRGYLLVSKSGDKVDIDWDTDKVVLESHLSEKGRGMELSELVVFNGKLYSVDDRTGVVYHIDGDKAVPWVILPDGDGSVAKGFKAEWLAVKDEHLYVGGLGKEWTTTEGVFVNNNPEWVKVVGFRGDVQHENWVPRYKSLKSAAGIEPPGYLIHESAAWSDNLQRWFFLPRRASTDRYEETADERRATNLALSCSPDFKDIVVARVGPLNPTHGFSSFKFVPNTDDQIILALKSEEDAEKVATYIMAFTLDGHILLPETKIGDVKYEGLEFI from the exons GTCACTCCAGACCTCTGTCTTCCATGCGTGCCCCCCCAGGCTACACCCGACTGGAGCAGAATGAGCCCATGAACTCCTTGCACATCTCCGTAGGAGGCCTCCCCGTTCTGGCTTCTATGGCCAACACCACTGACCCTCGTTTCCGCCTCAAGTGGAAGTCCATCGTGGCCGTGGCTTTCGCCCTCTCTTTactcctgctgctcttcatGCACTTGAGCTCAGGCTTTCGCTCCCGCCCCAACAACTCACAAAGCTGGCGAGCCGCCCACGGTGACACCCGGCAGTCCGATGGCCATTATAATGACACCTACCCTCTCAGTCTGCCTGAGCGCACACCGCAGGGCACGCGCTACCGCATCGGGGTCATCGCTGACCTGGACACAAACTCTCGTAGTGACAAGAAGCTGACGTGGTTCAGCTACATGCTGCGGGGGTACCTGCTGGTGTCAAAGAGTGGCGACAAGGTGGATATTGATTGGGACACGGACAAGGTGGTGCTGGAAAGCCACCTGTCGGAGAAAGGCAGGGGTATGGAGCTGTCTGAGCTGGTGGTGTTCAACGGGAAGCTGTACAGCGTAGATGACAGAACGGGCGTGGTCTACCACATTGACGGGGACAAAGCTGTGCCCTGGGTCATCTTACCTGATGGCGATGGCAGCGTTGCCAAAG GGTTCAAAGCTGAGTGGCTGGCAGTGAAAGACGAGCACCTGTACGTTGGTGGTCTGGGGAAGGAGTGGACCACGACTGAGGGCGTGTTTGTCAACAACAACCCGGAATGGGTAAAAGTAGTTGGCTTCAGAGGGGACGTGCAACACGAGAACTGGGTCCCCAGGTACAAATCTCTGAAGTCCGCTGCAGGGATAGAGCCTCCAG GTTATCTTATCCACGAGTCAGCAGCGTGGAGCGACAACCTGCAGCGCTGGTTTTTCCTCCCCCGCCGCGCCAGCACAGACCGCTACGAAGAGACGGCGGACGAGCGTCGCGCCACGAACCTTGCCCTCAGCTGCTCGCCAGATTTCAAAGACATCGTCGTGGCTCGAGTGGGTCCTCTCAACCCCACTCACGGTTTCTCCTCCTTCAAGTTTGTCCCCAACACAGATGACCAGATCATTCTGGCACTCAAGTCGGAGGAGGATGCTGAAAAGGTAGCCACGTACATCATGGCCTTCACGCTTGACGGCCACATCCTTTTACCTGAAACCAAGATTGGCGACGTGAAGTATGAAGGCTTGGAATTCATATAA